Proteins found in one Drosophila busckii strain San Diego stock center, stock number 13000-0081.31 chromosome 2R, ASM1175060v1, whole genome shotgun sequence genomic segment:
- the LOC108597435 gene encoding ficolin-1-A, with product MQSKNFVCVLVFMLVIPWSLQATVSIKKKEPVKDCVKNKADCLNSTIPLVAMANITTTPKPKMAEFQINAQKTISISKDDLNDLLDVYMSKLAENAATINDKENEISVLQERDKTEEEILLKYQDLNTTCSAQNITFGINLNEKVSQIKHLQLNVSIYEARLKRKNHLLSIYRKLNASNTSTIIDLKSKVKDLERRLRERKDDLMADWEAATNSCLSYGKTVGIHLIQLPEFRPFLVPCEGRTAAGPGWMVIQRRYDGSVDFYRNWQAYRQGFGKLNAEFFLGLEKLHRLTSYQPHELYVSLRLFNGTTRFAFYDDFLIGSESEGYVLKLLGTYHGDASDAMRTHDKMKFSTYDRDHDEFTHMNCAEYHHGAWWYDFCSRSNLNGKYFKAGTDSEQSIFWDRWYSFNSLKSVQMLIRPKSAA from the exons atgcaaagcaaaaactttgtttgtgtgcttgtgtttatGTTAGTTATTCCTTGGTCCTTACAAGCAACAgttagtattaaaaaaaaggaaccTGTTAAGGATTGTGTGAAAAACAAAGCGGATTGTCTAAACAGTACAATACCACTAGTAGCTATGGCGAATATAACTACAACGCCCAAACCTAAAATGGCAGAGTTTCAAATAAATGCGCAGAAAactataagcataagcaaggATGACTTGAACGATCTATTGGATGTTTATATGTCCAAGTTGGCGGAAAATGCAGCTACCATAAATGACAAGGAAAACGAAATAAGTGTGCTGCAAGAACGAGATAAGACAGAGGAAGAAATACTACTTAAATATCAAGATTTAAATACAACTTGCAGTGCGCAGAATATAACATTcggaataaatttaaatgagaaaGTGTCACAGATAAAGCATTTGCAACTGAACGTTAGCATATACGAAGCAAGACTAAAGCGCAAGAATCATTTGCTGAGCATATATAGAAAGCTGAATGCTTCCAATACCTCCACAATAATTGATCTCAAGTCCAAAGTGAAGGACTTGGAGCGCAGACTGCGCGAGCGCAAGGATGACTTGATGGCCGACTGGGAGGCAGCAACTAACAGTTGTTTGTCTTATGGCAAAACTGTGGGCATACATCTTATACAGCTGCCTGAATTTCGACCATTTCTGGTGCCCTGCGAGGGACGCACTGCAGCGGGTCCTGGCTGGATGGTTATACAAAGACGTTACGACGGCTCTGTAGATTTTTATCGCAATTGGCAAGCGTACCGCCAGGGCTTTGGCAAACTAAATGCCGAGTTTTTTCTGGGTCTGGAGAAGCTACACAGACTGACAAGCTATCAGCCGCACGAGCTCTACGTATCGCTGCGACTCTTCAATGGCACCACGCGATTTGCGTTCTACGATGATTTCCTTATCGGCAGCGAGTCGGAGGGCTATGTATTGAAATTGTTGGGCACTTATCACGGCGATGCCAGCGATGCAATGAGAACGCATGACAAAATGAAATTCTCCACATACGACAGGGATCATGACGAGTTCACTCATATGAATTGCGCTGAATATCATCATGGTGCTTGGTGGTATGACTTTTGCTCACGCAG CAATCTGAatggaaaatatttcaagGCAGGCACGGACAGTGAACAGAGCATCTTCTGGGATCGCTGGTACAGCTTCAATTCATTAAAGTCGGTACAAATGCTTATAAGACCGAAGAGCGCCGcataa